In the Deinococcus betulae genome, one interval contains:
- a CDS encoding TetR/AcrR family transcriptional regulator, with the protein MPRSRQPDLTRTALLQAARQVVQDQGAALSLDAVARAAGVSKGGLLHHFPSKDMLLQALALALVEQFKEELDAAYARECANHGQRPGAWLRAYITLTFEDSEKDMALHRALAPLTEQPTLMQALTDAQTFLLDQAEADGLPPGVAHAVRLACDGYWLAERSDQPRLSAVQAQHLREALTAWTR; encoded by the coding sequence ATGCCCAGATCCCGTCAGCCCGATCTCACCCGCACGGCTCTGCTCCAGGCGGCCCGGCAGGTCGTTCAGGACCAGGGCGCAGCCCTCTCGCTGGACGCGGTGGCCCGCGCGGCTGGCGTCAGCAAGGGGGGGCTGCTGCACCACTTTCCCAGCAAGGACATGCTGCTTCAGGCGCTGGCCCTGGCGCTGGTGGAGCAGTTCAAGGAGGAACTGGACGCGGCTTATGCCCGCGAATGTGCCAACCACGGCCAGCGGCCCGGCGCGTGGCTGCGCGCCTACATCACCCTGACGTTCGAGGACAGCGAGAAGGACATGGCGCTGCACCGCGCCCTGGCGCCCCTGACCGAACAGCCCACGCTGATGCAGGCCCTGACTGATGCCCAGACCTTTTTGCTGGACCAGGCCGAAGCCGACGGCCTGCCTCCGGGGGTGGCCCACGCCGTTCGCCTGGCCTGCGACGGCTACTGGCTGGCCGAACGCAGCGACCAGCCCCGCCTGAGCGCCGTTCAGGCCCAGCACCTCCGGGAGGCCCTGACTGCATGGACCCGCTGA
- the aspS gene encoding aspartate--tRNA(Asn) ligase has translation MTQTESQPIHLPRTLTRDLAAHDGQQVRLQGFVHARRDLGGVQFVVLRDVSGLTQCVGSGLTLPLAESSVEVVGTVKAHPKAPGGFEVQIQNFRVISAAVEPAPVEIPKMEWNVNPETMLDYRVVTVRGLKERAALKVQAELVAAFRDHLAEEGFTEISTPKIVSAGAEGGANLFPIDYFGHPAYLAQSPQLYKQIMVGVFERVFEVAPVYRAEEHATSRHLNEYLSLDVEMGFIEDEDDVMALENRLLAAIMERLKARCAPEFALLGATLPEVPAYIPRITLLDARALVTEKYGHAVGGKDLDPEAERLLCQHYAETEGSDFVFVTKYPRAARPFYAHPDANADGTPSQDLTRGFDLLFRGIEITSGGQRIHDHAMLMDSIAAYKLNPESLAGYTEVFKYGMPPHGGFAIGAERLTAKLLGIANVRYARAFPRDRHRLTP, from the coding sequence ATGACCCAGACCGAATCTCAGCCCATCCACCTTCCCCGCACCCTGACCCGCGATCTGGCTGCGCACGACGGCCAGCAGGTGCGCCTGCAAGGTTTTGTTCATGCCCGGCGCGACCTGGGCGGCGTGCAGTTCGTGGTGCTGCGTGACGTCTCGGGGCTGACCCAGTGCGTGGGCAGTGGCCTGACCCTGCCGCTGGCCGAGAGCAGCGTGGAGGTCGTGGGCACCGTCAAGGCCCACCCCAAGGCGCCGGGCGGGTTCGAGGTGCAGATTCAGAACTTCCGCGTCATCAGCGCGGCGGTGGAGCCTGCCCCTGTTGAGATTCCCAAGATGGAATGGAACGTAAACCCCGAGACCATGCTGGACTACCGCGTGGTGACGGTGCGGGGCCTCAAAGAGCGCGCGGCGCTGAAGGTGCAGGCCGAACTGGTGGCGGCCTTCCGGGACCACCTGGCCGAGGAGGGCTTTACCGAGATCAGCACGCCCAAGATTGTCTCGGCGGGGGCCGAAGGCGGCGCGAACCTCTTTCCCATCGACTACTTTGGGCATCCGGCCTACCTGGCCCAGAGCCCGCAGCTGTACAAACAAATTATGGTGGGCGTCTTCGAGCGGGTCTTTGAGGTCGCGCCTGTCTACCGCGCCGAGGAACACGCCACCAGCCGCCACCTGAACGAGTACCTGTCCCTGGACGTGGAGATGGGCTTTATTGAGGACGAGGACGATGTCATGGCGCTGGAGAACCGTCTGCTGGCGGCTATCATGGAGCGCCTGAAAGCGCGGTGCGCGCCCGAGTTTGCGCTGCTGGGGGCCACCCTCCCCGAGGTGCCGGCCTACATTCCGCGCATCACCCTGCTCGACGCCCGCGCGCTGGTGACCGAGAAGTATGGTCACGCGGTCGGCGGCAAAGACCTGGATCCCGAAGCCGAGCGCCTGCTGTGCCAGCACTACGCCGAGACTGAGGGCAGCGACTTCGTGTTTGTAACCAAATACCCCCGCGCGGCCCGGCCCTTCTACGCCCATCCCGACGCCAATGCGGACGGCACGCCCAGCCAGGACCTGACGCGCGGTTTTGACCTGCTGTTCCGGGGCATCGAAATCACCTCGGGCGGGCAGCGCATCCATGACCACGCGATGCTGATGGACTCGATTGCGGCTTACAAACTGAATCCCGAGTCGCTGGCCGGCTACACCGAAGTCTTCAAGTACGGCATGCCTCCCCACGGCGGCTTCGCCATCGGCGCCGAGCGCCTGACCGCCAAGCTGCTGGGCATTGCCAACGTGCGGTATGCCCGCGCCTTCCCCCGCGACCGGCACCGGCTGACGCCCTGA
- a CDS encoding alpha/beta hydrolase family protein, with the protein MEEFAQFSVDGQRLYGMMHRPEGIPPAHGWPSVVILHGFTGNRGGDHRLLPLLSRVLAARGVASLRFDFRGSGESQGDFSEMTVSREVQDTEAAFEYARRQAGLDPERVMLLGFSMGGLVAALSAPRVRPHRLALWAPALPELWLPFLRGGFLPATVTDYNGWPLGREFLQEMTRLKPLDAAQAWGGEARVFHGDADQTCPPEFGVRYARALGCDAVAIPGAGHTFDSLDAVDMLHRETARFLASG; encoded by the coding sequence ATGGAAGAATTCGCGCAGTTCAGTGTGGACGGTCAGCGGCTGTACGGCATGATGCACCGCCCAGAAGGCATCCCACCCGCACACGGCTGGCCCAGCGTGGTGATCCTGCACGGCTTTACAGGGAACCGGGGCGGAGACCACCGCCTGCTGCCGCTGCTGTCGCGTGTCCTGGCGGCGCGGGGGGTGGCGAGCCTGCGGTTTGATTTCCGGGGCAGTGGCGAGTCGCAGGGGGACTTTAGCGAGATGACTGTCTCGCGCGAAGTTCAGGACACCGAAGCCGCCTTTGAGTATGCGCGCCGTCAAGCGGGACTGGACCCCGAACGGGTCATGCTGCTGGGCTTCTCGATGGGCGGCCTCGTGGCGGCCCTGAGTGCCCCGCGCGTGCGCCCGCACCGGCTGGCGCTGTGGGCGCCGGCTCTGCCCGAACTGTGGTTGCCCTTCCTGCGCGGCGGGTTTCTGCCCGCCACGGTCACGGATTACAACGGCTGGCCGCTGGGCCGCGAATTCTTGCAGGAGATGACCCGCCTGAAGCCGCTGGACGCCGCGCAGGCCTGGGGCGGCGAGGCCCGCGTGTTTCACGGCGACGCCGACCAGACCTGCCCCCCCGAGTTTGGCGTGCGCTACGCCCGCGCCCTGGGCTGCGACGCGGTGGCTATTCCGGGCGCAGGCCACACCTTCGACTCGCTGGACGCCGTGGACATGCTCCACCGCGAGACCGCCCGCTTTCTGGCAAGCGGCTAA
- a CDS encoding nuclear transport factor 2 family protein: MSEHHKQLLEQANAAISAGDHEGFLAFCTEDTDWTFVGDRTLKGKAAVRQWMATAYREPPRFNVHHMIAEGDFLAVTGDITLTGEDGQATHHAYCDVWRFRDGKLAQLHAYVVENDPQVAAPPQDH; encoded by the coding sequence ATGTCAGAGCACCACAAGCAGCTGCTGGAACAGGCCAACGCGGCCATCTCGGCCGGGGACCATGAGGGCTTCCTGGCGTTCTGCACAGAGGACACCGACTGGACCTTCGTGGGCGACAGAACGCTGAAGGGCAAGGCCGCTGTTCGGCAGTGGATGGCCACTGCGTACCGCGAACCGCCCAGGTTCAACGTTCACCACATGATTGCCGAAGGCGATTTTCTGGCCGTCACCGGCGACATCACGTTGACCGGCGAAGATGGCCAGGCGACCCATCACGCCTACTGCGACGTCTGGCGCTTCCGTGACGGCAAACTGGCCCAGCTCCACGCTTATGTGGTCGAGAACGACCCGCAGGTTGCGGCACCTCCACAGGATCACTAA
- a CDS encoding EAL domain-containing protein codes for MAPGPQPGDARHFPASAHAELRALLELAGPSAQTELLATPALTSGQPDPWAVRPLAVWLNRLETPWYADALKTLTFDLQPIVALGTGAVTGYEALVRAPHRGQRLGAGELLRAAESHGHLRAFDALARREAIRQATPQLTQDQQLFINFAPGVVYNPDVCLQTTFAACREAGADFGRLVFEVTESEQFPDLDMLRRILTRYRAEGARVALDDLGAGHTSLTYLAALRPDIVKLDRDLSANLHGNDPRVDLVAALIRYAHELEIEVVAEGIETVDVLKLVTALGADYAQGYVLGRPAPEPLPLRAEAAVLWAST; via the coding sequence ATGGCTCCTGGCCCGCAGCCTGGTGACGCGCGGCATTTTCCGGCCTCAGCACACGCCGAATTGCGGGCGCTGCTAGAGCTGGCTGGCCCCTCCGCCCAGACCGAACTGCTGGCGACCCCGGCCCTGACCTCGGGCCAGCCCGACCCCTGGGCGGTGCGCCCCCTGGCCGTGTGGCTGAACCGCCTGGAAACCCCCTGGTACGCTGACGCGCTGAAAACACTGACGTTTGACCTGCAGCCTATCGTGGCCCTGGGCACCGGCGCGGTCACCGGCTACGAGGCGCTGGTGCGGGCACCACACAGGGGTCAGCGCCTGGGCGCCGGCGAACTCCTGCGGGCCGCCGAGAGCCACGGTCACCTGCGCGCCTTCGACGCGCTGGCCCGGCGTGAGGCCATTCGTCAGGCCACGCCGCAGCTGACGCAGGACCAGCAACTGTTTATCAACTTTGCGCCGGGCGTCGTGTACAACCCGGATGTTTGCCTCCAAACGACCTTTGCCGCCTGCCGCGAAGCCGGGGCCGATTTTGGCCGCCTGGTGTTCGAGGTCACGGAAAGCGAGCAGTTTCCCGATCTGGACATGCTGCGCCGCATTCTGACCCGCTACCGCGCCGAGGGGGCGCGCGTGGCGCTGGATGACCTGGGGGCCGGCCACACCAGCCTGACCTATCTGGCCGCCCTGAGACCCGACATCGTGAAACTGGACCGCGACCTGAGTGCCAACCTGCACGGCAACGACCCGCGGGTGGACCTCGTGGCCGCCCTGATTCGCTACGCCCACGAATTAGAGATTGAGGTGGTGGCCGAGGGCATCGAAACCGTGGACGTTCTGAAACTGGTGACGGCGCTGGGCGCCGACTACGCCCAGGGCTATGTGTTGGGCCGCCCGGCCCCGGAACCGCTGCCGCTGCGCGCCGAGGCGGCGGTGTTGTGGGCCAGTACGTAA
- a CDS encoding chromate transporter has translation MTADPWDVLLTFMRLGLVSFGGTNLPEIERVLVDQRGWLTPELLANGFALGQIMPGPNMLAMTHYGFAAGGWWGALAATAGFYGPTALLSAAAMLAWQRLSRWRWLPALRAALLPFGAGVLLAGALVLARGTLHGWAEAMIAVSAFALLWRTRVNAALVVVGAAVLGALLEL, from the coding sequence ATGACCGCCGATCCCTGGGACGTGCTGCTAACCTTCATGCGGCTGGGGTTGGTCAGCTTTGGCGGCACCAACTTGCCCGAAATCGAGCGGGTGCTGGTGGACCAGAGGGGCTGGCTGACCCCCGAACTGCTCGCCAACGGCTTTGCGCTGGGCCAGATCATGCCCGGCCCCAACATGCTGGCCATGACGCACTACGGCTTCGCGGCGGGCGGCTGGTGGGGCGCTCTGGCCGCCACCGCCGGGTTTTACGGCCCCACCGCCCTGCTCAGCGCCGCCGCCATGCTGGCCTGGCAGCGCCTGAGCCGCTGGCGCTGGCTGCCCGCCCTGCGCGCGGCTCTGCTGCCGTTCGGGGCCGGGGTGCTACTGGCGGGCGCCCTGGTCCTGGCCCGCGGCACCCTGCACGGCTGGGCCGAGGCCATGATCGCCGTCAGCGCTTTTGCGCTGCTGTGGCGCACGCGGGTGAATGCCGCTCTGGTGGTGGTCGGCGCAGCGGTACTGGGGGCGCTGCTGGAGCTGTAA
- a CDS encoding chromate transporter encodes MSAPASVPAVPEPEQSPVTATTPPTPAGLLRLFLGVALSGVGGGLPAHTRRALAARAWLTDAAFAEAFTLAQLTPGPNAVNLAAMIGAQLCGPRGAALSVLGLLAPGLVAMLTVTVITLGLPGGLPPAVQSALRGAACAALGVMLTATVPVLKVALGVRGGLTLTLATFAALALLRLELLPVLAVVVAAGLTVNRPRSGA; translated from the coding sequence ATGAGCGCCCCAGCCTCTGTCCCAGCGGTGCCAGAGCCGGAGCAGTCTCCGGTGACAGCGACCACGCCCCCCACCCCGGCGGGACTGCTGCGCCTGTTCCTGGGCGTGGCGCTGTCGGGCGTTGGCGGGGGGCTGCCCGCGCACACCCGCCGCGCCCTGGCAGCGCGGGCGTGGCTGACCGACGCCGCCTTTGCCGAGGCATTTACCCTGGCGCAGCTGACGCCCGGCCCCAACGCTGTCAACCTAGCCGCCATGATTGGCGCGCAGCTGTGCGGCCCGCGCGGGGCGGCGCTGTCGGTGCTGGGCCTGCTGGCGCCGGGGCTGGTCGCCATGCTGACGGTTACGGTCATTACGCTGGGCCTGCCCGGCGGGCTGCCACCGGCCGTGCAAAGTGCCCTGCGGGGCGCGGCCTGCGCGGCACTGGGGGTGATGTTGACCGCCACGGTGCCGGTGTTGAAGGTGGCCCTGGGGGTGCGAGGCGGGCTGACGCTGACCCTGGCCACCTTCGCCGCCCTGGCCCTGCTGCGGCTGGAATTGCTGCCGGTGCTGGCAGTGGTGGTGGCCGCCGGTCTGACCGTCAACCGCCCCCGGAGCGGCGCATGA
- a CDS encoding ABC transporter ATP-binding protein, with amino-acid sequence MTSQPSSAAVQVQGLSKSYAVHDKEPGFVGSVKAFVNRKTRQVEAVRGVSFELAPGEIVGFLGPNGAGKTTTLKMLSGLLHPSGGSARVAGFEPRRRERAFLKTITLVMGQKQQLMWDLPALDSFLINQAVYEIPDQQYRATMAEFTEVLGLEGILKKQVRKLSLGERMKCELAAALLHRPKVLFLDEPTIGLDVNMQEAVRAFVREYNERHGATVMLTSHYMADVTALAQRVLVIDAGQLVFDGDLHALTERGSGGKTIRLQLRRPATSDELAAFGQVVSSDGLSAELTVPRGEVSERAARLLSGLDVADLTVEDPPIETVMAELFGARSAPASAHPAPEAAL; translated from the coding sequence ATGACCAGCCAGCCATCCAGCGCCGCCGTTCAGGTGCAAGGCCTGAGTAAAAGTTACGCCGTCCACGACAAGGAGCCGGGATTCGTGGGCAGTGTCAAAGCGTTCGTGAACCGCAAGACCCGGCAGGTGGAGGCGGTGCGCGGCGTCTCCTTTGAGCTGGCCCCAGGCGAGATTGTGGGCTTTCTGGGGCCTAACGGCGCCGGCAAGACGACCACCCTCAAGATGCTCTCCGGGCTGCTGCATCCATCGGGCGGGTCGGCGCGGGTGGCGGGGTTCGAGCCCCGGCGCCGCGAGCGCGCCTTCCTGAAAACCATCACCTTGGTCATGGGGCAAAAACAGCAGCTGATGTGGGACCTGCCCGCCCTGGACTCCTTTCTGATCAACCAGGCCGTCTACGAGATCCCCGACCAGCAGTACCGCGCCACGATGGCCGAATTTACCGAGGTGCTGGGGCTGGAGGGCATCCTGAAAAAGCAGGTGCGCAAGCTGTCTCTGGGCGAGCGCATGAAGTGCGAACTGGCCGCCGCCCTGCTGCACCGCCCGAAGGTGCTGTTTCTGGACGAGCCCACCATCGGCCTGGACGTGAATATGCAGGAAGCCGTGCGGGCTTTTGTGCGCGAATACAACGAGCGCCACGGCGCCACCGTGATGCTCACCAGCCACTACATGGCCGACGTGACCGCCCTGGCCCAGCGCGTGCTGGTGATTGACGCCGGGCAACTGGTGTTTGACGGTGACCTGCACGCCCTGACCGAACGCGGCAGCGGCGGCAAGACCATCCGGCTGCAACTGCGCCGCCCCGCGACCAGTGATGAACTGGCGGCGTTCGGCCAGGTGGTGTCCAGCGACGGCCTGAGCGCCGAACTGACGGTGCCGCGCGGCGAGGTCAGCGAGCGCGCCGCGCGGCTGCTCTCGGGGCTGGATGTGGCCGACCTGACGGTCGAGGACCCGCCCATCGAAACCGTGATGGCCGAGCTGTTTGGTGCCCGCTCGGCGCCGGCCTCTGCCCACCCGGCCCCCGAGGCCGCGCTGTGA
- a CDS encoding ABC transporter permease has product MTWAWRRLRVLFSTQFALMAEYRAEVIIWMLSGTLSLVMMLVWMAQAAAAPGGQVRGYSPAEFATYFLATWLVSQLMVVWVAHELDPAIRQGQLSPWLLRPLDPFWSYFIGHVAERFVRLPALLALVALFAWLAGAQFTREWWVYPAVVGLAALGFTVRFLWEYLIGLLAFWTDSSTSFQELVWLLYAALGGMFAPLAFYPEWVQRVAVWTPFPYMLGLPAQLLSGKATAEQAGQGAAVLLGWGVIFVLLRLWVWRAGLRRYGAVGA; this is encoded by the coding sequence GTGACCTGGGCGTGGCGCCGGCTGCGCGTGCTGTTCTCCACGCAGTTTGCCCTGATGGCCGAGTACCGTGCCGAGGTGATTATCTGGATGCTCTCGGGCACCCTGTCACTTGTCATGATGCTGGTGTGGATGGCGCAGGCGGCGGCCGCGCCGGGCGGGCAGGTACGCGGCTACTCGCCAGCCGAGTTTGCTACCTACTTTCTGGCGACCTGGCTGGTCTCGCAGCTGATGGTGGTCTGGGTGGCGCACGAGCTGGACCCGGCCATTCGCCAGGGGCAGCTCTCGCCCTGGCTGCTGCGGCCTCTGGACCCGTTCTGGTCGTACTTTATTGGCCACGTCGCCGAGCGCTTTGTGCGCCTGCCCGCGCTGCTGGCGCTGGTCGCCCTGTTCGCTTGGCTGGCCGGGGCGCAGTTTACCCGCGAGTGGTGGGTGTACCCGGCAGTGGTGGGGCTGGCGGCGCTGGGGTTTACCGTGCGCTTCCTGTGGGAATACCTGATTGGGCTCCTGGCCTTCTGGACTGACAGCTCGACCAGCTTTCAGGAACTCGTGTGGCTGCTGTACGCCGCGCTGGGCGGCATGTTTGCGCCGCTGGCCTTTTACCCCGAATGGGTGCAGCGCGTGGCGGTCTGGACCCCTTTTCCGTACATGCTGGGCCTGCCCGCGCAGCTGCTGTCCGGCAAGGCCACGGCCGAGCAGGCCGGGCAGGGCGCGGCGGTGCTGCTGGGCTGGGGGGTCATTTTTGTGCTGCTGCGTTTGTGGGTGTGGCGCGCAGGGTTGCGGCGCTACGGGGCGGTGGGCGCATGA
- a CDS encoding ABC transporter permease — MTRYLRLVRVFTGASVSAQLEYRANFFGAVLASLGEAGVALLGISILFGQPGATSVGGWTFREALLVTGFFMLTEGFISVVVQPNMSRISEAIRTGNMDFTLLKPIDAQFNVSVRYLNLLRFPDVLLGLGLLLYASAGLPVTLAGVLSAATLYLSSLVIVYCIWLGLSTTAFWLVKTQNVSELFNGVFGAARFPVTAFPVPVRVVLTFVVPVAFITTVPAQALVGSLTPALALASPVVAAALFWVTRRFWLYAVASYTSASS; from the coding sequence GTGACCCGCTACCTGCGCCTGGTGCGCGTGTTTACCGGGGCCAGCGTGTCGGCACAGCTGGAATACCGCGCCAACTTTTTCGGGGCGGTGCTGGCCAGCCTGGGTGAGGCGGGGGTGGCCCTGCTGGGTATTTCCATCCTGTTTGGGCAGCCGGGGGCCACGTCGGTCGGCGGCTGGACCTTCCGTGAGGCGCTGCTGGTGACCGGCTTTTTTATGCTCACCGAGGGCTTTATCTCCGTGGTGGTGCAGCCCAACATGAGCCGCATCAGCGAGGCCATTCGCACGGGCAACATGGATTTCACGCTGCTCAAGCCCATTGACGCCCAGTTCAACGTGAGCGTGCGGTATCTCAATCTCCTGCGGTTTCCCGACGTGCTGCTGGGGCTGGGGCTCTTGCTGTACGCCTCGGCTGGCTTGCCCGTCACGCTGGCTGGCGTCCTGAGCGCCGCCACGCTGTACCTGTCGTCGCTGGTCATCGTGTACTGCATCTGGCTGGGTCTGAGCACCACCGCCTTCTGGCTGGTCAAGACGCAGAACGTCTCCGAGCTGTTTAACGGGGTCTTCGGCGCGGCGCGCTTTCCGGTCACGGCCTTTCCGGTGCCGGTGCGCGTGGTGCTGACCTTCGTGGTGCCGGTGGCGTTCATCACGACGGTTCCGGCGCAGGCCCTGGTGGGCAGCCTGACGCCTGCGCTGGCGCTGGCTTCGCCCGTGGTGGCCGCCGCGCTGTTTTGGGTCACGCGCCGCTTCTGGCTCTACGCGGTGGCCAGTTACACCAGCGCCAGCAGTTGA
- a CDS encoding NADH:flavin oxidoreductase/NADH oxidase gives MTAEPLLLRPLKMRDLTLPNRVVVSPMCMYSAQNGLANDFHLVHLGQYALGGVGLIFTEAAAVSPEGRISPEDLGLWDDRHITPLGRVTDFVHTQGGLIGVQLAHAGRKASTYAPWRGRGAVPDERGGWEVMGPSDQPYSEALRSPRAMTAEDIEAVTAAFARAARRAEIAGFDAVEIHAAHGYLLHQFLSPLANTRTDDYGGAFDNRVRLLLEVTRAVRGAWPYHKPLFVRLSATDWAPGGWDEEQTVAVCALLAREGVDAVDISSGGLTSEQQITPGPAYQAPFAAAVKAAVPDLHVMTVGMIDTPERAEGLLQNGDADLIALARPLLGDPHWTQAAAQALGVPLDLPAPYGRATRTT, from the coding sequence ATGACCGCCGAGCCCCTGCTGCTTCGCCCGCTGAAAATGCGTGACCTGACGCTGCCCAACCGCGTCGTGGTGTCGCCCATGTGCATGTATTCGGCCCAGAACGGGCTGGCCAACGACTTTCATCTGGTGCATCTGGGGCAGTACGCCCTGGGCGGGGTGGGGCTGATTTTCACCGAGGCTGCTGCCGTCAGTCCCGAAGGCCGCATCAGCCCTGAAGACCTGGGCCTGTGGGACGACCGCCACATCACGCCGCTGGGCCGCGTCACCGACTTCGTTCACACGCAGGGCGGGCTCATTGGCGTGCAACTGGCCCACGCCGGGCGCAAGGCCAGCACCTATGCCCCCTGGCGCGGGCGCGGCGCCGTGCCCGACGAGCGCGGCGGCTGGGAGGTCATGGGCCCCAGCGACCAGCCCTACAGCGAGGCCCTGCGTTCACCGCGCGCCATGACCGCCGAGGACATTGAAGCCGTCACTGCCGCCTTTGCCCGTGCTGCCCGCCGCGCCGAGATTGCCGGGTTTGACGCCGTGGAAATTCACGCCGCGCATGGCTACCTGCTGCACCAGTTCCTGTCACCCCTGGCCAACACCCGCACCGACGACTACGGGGGGGCCTTTGACAACCGCGTGCGCCTGCTGCTGGAAGTGACCCGTGCGGTGCGGGGCGCCTGGCCTTACCACAAGCCGCTGTTCGTGCGCCTGTCGGCCACCGACTGGGCCCCGGGCGGGTGGGACGAGGAGCAAACAGTCGCGGTGTGCGCTCTGCTGGCCCGCGAAGGCGTGGACGCCGTGGACATCAGCAGCGGCGGCCTGACCAGTGAGCAGCAGATCACGCCCGGCCCGGCTTACCAGGCGCCTTTCGCCGCCGCCGTCAAGGCCGCCGTGCCCGACCTGCACGTCATGACGGTGGGCATGATTGACACCCCTGAGCGCGCCGAGGGCCTGCTGCAAAACGGCGACGCCGACCTAATTGCCCTGGCCCGCCCCCTGCTGGGCGATCCCCACTGGACCCAGGCGGCTGCACAGGCGCTGGGGGTGCCGCTGGACTTGCCTGCGCCGTATGGCCGCGCGACCCGCACCACCTGA